In the Silene latifolia isolate original U9 population chromosome 1, ASM4854445v1, whole genome shotgun sequence genome, TggattttatgtctattataagGCTCTTGTTTTCCTAAACCACTCTAACTATAAACTCCTTACTTAAAAGTACGTATAAATGAGCTAGTTGGAATATATATGCGATAATACTCGTATAGTAATGTTTGGATTACAGGATAGTGCAGGGCATTATAGTAGTACATTGATATGATTCTTATCCATTAAGTTGTTGTTTGTTTCCTAGTGTGGTGTAtgcacaattattattattattattgtttgtctGTCGTGAGGTATGTTGTATGACATATCCAGTTAATTAACTGTTATAATTTTTATGAATTGTGACTCGTATTAATTAGTTAACCAACTTGGGTAATAAAGAATCGTCTTATATTATCCGCTTCATTTGTATCCTAGTAGCTGTGTGTATAGGCAGTCTAGGCAGGTCGGGGTCGTCCTATTAGCCCGGTTGTTTATAGGCTAATATGGAGTCTATGGGATCATCAGCCCGGATGTTTATAGGCTTGGTGATTGTCGAATCGGGGTGAGAATCCCGAGAGTGTGGCCATACTTAGACTGGGACCGTAtatttatcgtagtcctaccgtaGGGATAGGGTAACATGATGGGTTGCCTTGACGTTTCGCCTTACTGAGTGGTTACTGAATTAATATGTTTGGTTTAATAAGTTTACGTTTacaaaatgagtcatttgatttAATTAGTTTAAAGTGTGATTAAATAATAATGAGCTTATAATTTTAATTCTATAATATGTTTAGTGGTAAGTCATTTGTTCATTATTGATCCGTCTTAATTACTTGGTTCTTTTATCGTGTAGTAATATGGCTGGGAGGAcgtccgagttactccccactgactgtggctgtcATTCTTATGACTGACAGGTGATTGATGGTTGCTTATTATTCCTGATGGGGTTGAATCGAGTGAGCTAGCGAGCGCCTTGTTTTTGCGCACCCTTTTAATTTTATTAGACTCATATTTcagacttttatttcatttcagttatAGGGGTATTTATTCCCCGTAGACCTTGTATTACTTTTGAGTACTAAATTTTTATTCAGTAGCTACCGCGGTGTcagggtgtttccgccaccttgaactTAATTTATATTCTCGTTTTACCGTGGTTGTtgcagttggtatcagagcatggtTGCTCTCGACGCTTACACTCGGTAAacccaaataaaatattaaaatttaagcttaaaccttaatgactaaaatgagatgggTAGACTGTTAAGGATCTAAGTTGGCAGTCTGCATGTGTGTGTGTTTGTTTGGATGATTAGCACCATTATTAGGTTTTAACCTAGTCTTATTTTGAGTAGAGATGACAGGCAGACCTGGTAACGTGAACAATGCGATTCTCCAAGCTCTTACTCAATTGCTCCAGAatcagaacaacaacaacaacaacaacaacaacaacaaccataacCAGTATACCAATATTGCAAGTCGGATTGCGAGGAGTAACGCCAAGATTTATGATGGAACCGTTGATCCGGTGCTGATGTCAGAGTGGACCAGAGACATGGAGAAGCATTTCATTCTCTACCGTGTTGCAGAGGCTGATAAGGTTAACATTGCTGCACATTTTCTCGAGAAGAAAGCTGATCGTTTGTGGGCTATGACTGGTCCCACTGCTACTTTGGAACCATATTTTGGATAGGAGAGATTCAAGACTCTTTTGGAAGCAAGATTCTATCCTGCTCAATTGAAACACCAGAAGATGGCAGAGTTCCTGAATTTCAAGCAAGGGGATTTGTCCGTACAGGAATATACTGATCAGTTTAATGCTCTAGCCCATTTTGCTGAACCTATGATTCCTAATGAAGCACATAAGACTTTCTTTTTCAGGCAGAGGTTAAAGGCTAAGATCCAGGGTATGGTGAGAAGGGATACTGACACATTCGCTCGTGTTTACGATGAAGCTCTTTGGGCTGAGGGTGCTATTGAAGCTGTCAGACTTGAATCGGTAGCTGAGACTGCTAAATCTTCTAAGAGGCCGTTTACTCCTACTTCGCAGTCCTACAGTTTCAAGAAGGGCATGCATGGGAACCAGAAGGGATTTGAAAAGAATGTTCCGAGCAAAGACAAAGTATGCTACAGTTGCCAGAAGAACTACCACCCTGGGAGGGACTGTAAGGGTAATCCTTTGGGATGTTATAATTGCAAAGAACAGGGTCACAAAGCTGCTGATTGTCCCAAGAAAGATACTACTCCTGCTGCAGCGAATGTCCCTAAGCCGAAGGGACGTATATTCAACAACTTTCATTTAAATTTCACTCTTAAATAGCAAAAGccacataacgtaaacaattcacttGGTCTCATCCATATGTGGTTAACACGTTCGTCCAACACAAACCAACCT is a window encoding:
- the LOC141599831 gene encoding uncharacterized protein LOC141599831; the protein is MAEFLNFKQGDLSVQEYTDQFNALAHFAEPMIPNEAHKTFFFRQRLKAKIQGMVRRDTDTFARVYDEALWAEGAIEAVRLESVAETAKSSKRPFTPTSQSYSFKKGMHGNQKGFEKNVPSKDKVCYSCQKNYHPGRDCKGNPLGCYNCKEQGHKAADCPKKDTTPAAANVPKPKGRIFNNFHLNFTLK